The following are from one region of the Francisella opportunistica genome:
- a CDS encoding OmpH family outer membrane protein — protein sequence MKKTILGAMIAGGLMVSATTAMAGGVGFANVQDIFETSPLGKAKVTADEKKLKPQMDQLKQNITNLQEKVNAYTQEKDDVQTDDSKGNTKGAQAADKVENQDKQKAQADLEKAMKDYQNLMNQVQKMASDDADAFKDALTKAAAQVAKEKQLDAVLPAEMSLYNVDSIDVTKDVIAKMQ from the coding sequence ATGAAAAAAACTATACTAGGAGCAATGATTGCTGGTGGTTTAATGGTATCTGCAACTACAGCTATGGCTGGTGGTGTAGGTTTTGCTAATGTGCAGGATATCTTTGAGACTTCACCTCTTGGTAAAGCAAAAGTAACAGCTGATGAGAAAAAACTTAAACCACAAATGGATCAACTTAAGCAAAACATCACTAATTTACAAGAAAAAGTAAATGCTTATACACAAGAAAAAGATGATGTTCAAACAGACGATTCTAAAGGTAATACTAAAGGTGCACAAGCTGCTGACAAAGTAGAAAATCAAGATAAGCAAAAGGCTCAAGCAGACCTTGAGAAAGCTATGAAAGATTACCAAAATCTAATGAATCAAGTCCAAAAAATGGCTTCTGACGATGCTGACGCGTTCAAAGATGCTCTAACTAAAGCAGCTGCGCAAGTTGCTAAAGAAAAGCAGTTAGATGCTGTTTTACCTGCTGAGATGAGCCTATATAATGTTGATAGTATAGATGTTACTAAAGATGTTATAGCTAAGATGCAGTAA
- a CDS encoding rhodanese-like domain-containing protein, with amino-acid sequence MENLGYFVSQNLLFCLSFILLLAIYIIFELTQTKKAQYTLSVADAVISVNKGKGVYLDIRDHEAFSKAHIIGAQNIQFDEIALKHNKLSKYKAKPIVVYGDNAEKAMQQLRKDGFEQVFVLKGGLAAWLQASYPIKSLSK; translated from the coding sequence ATGGAAAACTTAGGCTATTTTGTATCACAAAACTTATTGTTTTGTTTATCCTTTATCTTATTATTAGCTATTTATATAATTTTTGAGCTGACTCAAACTAAAAAAGCACAATATACTTTATCTGTTGCGGATGCTGTAATCAGTGTTAATAAAGGCAAAGGTGTTTACCTAGATATACGAGATCATGAGGCTTTTAGCAAGGCGCATATTATTGGTGCACAAAATATCCAGTTTGATGAAATAGCACTCAAGCATAATAAGCTCTCTAAATACAAAGCTAAGCCAATAGTTGTATATGGAGATAATGCCGAAAAAGCTATGCAACAGTTGCGTAAGGATGGCTTTGAGCAGGTTTTTGTACTCAAGGGTGGCTTAGCTGCATGGCTACAAGCTAGTTATCCAATTAAATCATTATCAAAGTAA
- the secB gene encoding protein-export chaperone SecB, producing MDQQAQPQFQIQKVYVKDLSFSIPNSDKIWTTNWKPELHTDLKVEANKLPEENTYETVLTLEIKVENDGMIAFEAEVKQAGIFTVANMQEAQIEHAKQAFCPNILYHYAREALSDLVISGGFPQLCLSAVNFDAMYQDSLKESADNKQH from the coding sequence ATGGATCAGCAAGCACAACCTCAATTTCAAATTCAAAAAGTATATGTAAAAGATCTTTCTTTTTCTATTCCTAATTCTGATAAGATATGGACTACAAACTGGAAGCCAGAATTGCATACAGATCTAAAAGTCGAAGCTAATAAACTTCCAGAAGAAAATACTTATGAAACAGTTTTAACTCTTGAAATTAAGGTTGAAAATGATGGGATGATTGCTTTTGAAGCAGAAGTTAAGCAGGCAGGTATTTTTACAGTTGCTAATATGCAAGAAGCACAAATTGAGCATGCTAAACAAGCATTTTGTCCAAATATTCTTTATCATTATGCACGTGAAGCACTTTCAGATTTAGTGATTAGTGGTGGCTTTCCGCAGTTATGTTTATCTGCAGTAAATTTTGATGCGATGTATCAAGATTCATTAAAAGAGTCAGCAGACAACAAACAACACTAA
- a CDS encoding regulatory protein RecX, protein MSLSKEKNYLLYLLAKQDYSRKQLFDKLISRGNIPITEIISLLDEFEQNKWLCDERFARVFISSEVANLRGKKRIINTAVYQKGLLLELVESCLEDQEIDWFELCQQCLDKKYKDINKLQADFKLRQKAINYLIYNGFSFDEINFALSKTSQN, encoded by the coding sequence ATGAGCTTATCTAAAGAAAAAAATTATCTTCTTTATTTACTTGCAAAGCAAGATTATTCACGCAAACAACTTTTTGATAAACTTATTTCACGCGGCAATATCCCTATAACTGAGATTATTAGTCTTTTAGATGAATTTGAGCAAAATAAATGGCTATGTGATGAAAGGTTTGCGCGTGTTTTTATAAGCAGTGAAGTCGCCAATCTTAGAGGTAAAAAACGCATTATAAATACAGCAGTTTATCAAAAAGGCCTACTATTAGAGTTAGTTGAAAGTTGCCTTGAAGACCAGGAAATAGATTGGTTTGAGCTGTGTCAGCAATGCTTGGACAAAAAATATAAAGATATCAATAAATTACAAGCAGATTTTAAGCTTAGGCAAAAAGCTATCAACTACTTGATATATAATGGTTTTAGCTTTGATGAGATAAATTTTGCCTTAAGCAAAACTAGTCAAAACTGA
- a CDS encoding single-stranded DNA-binding protein has protein sequence MAKGTVNKVILLGRLGNDPEVRTTQNGTTVATLSIATNDGMGENITTEWHRVVIFGKSAEAIQRYANKGTQLFVEGRLRTNKWQDKNGNMQYTTEVVASNFQFVGGGSSQGGANYQNTPNLEQQSNNNFNQNQQQLPKQDNMPDFAEINSSSFDDDIPF, from the coding sequence ATGGCTAAAGGAACTGTAAATAAGGTTATTTTGCTAGGTAGATTAGGTAATGACCCAGAAGTTAGAACTACACAAAATGGTACGACTGTAGCAACTCTAAGTATCGCAACTAACGATGGTATGGGAGAAAATATAACTACCGAATGGCATAGGGTTGTTATATTTGGCAAATCTGCTGAGGCTATTCAAAGATACGCAAATAAGGGTACACAGCTTTTTGTCGAAGGTCGATTACGTACGAATAAGTGGCAAGATAAAAATGGCAATATGCAGTATACAACGGAAGTGGTTGCGAGTAATTTCCAGTTTGTTGGTGGCGGTAGTTCTCAAGGTGGCGCAAATTACCAAAATACACCAAACCTTGAACAGCAATCAAATAACAACTTTAACCAAAATCAGCAACAGCTACCAAAACAAGACAATATGCCTGATTTTGCAGAAATTAACTCATCTAGCTTTGATGATGATATCCCATTCTAG
- a CDS encoding acetate/propionate family kinase — translation MSQILVLNCGSSSVKFALINPHTLESLVTGLAENIATKNCKVIFKAQHQVEKHLENGRYKDVFEILKDFLAENSYLEKIAAIGHRIVHGGQYFSKSVVINADSLEKIKACIALAPLHNPAHIEGITFCQQIFPELTQVAVFDTAFHQTMPSYIAEYAIPHELTHKHNIRKYGAHGTSHKYVSQQAAKILAQQKANVIVAHLGNGCSITAVVDGKSVDTSMGLTPLDGLVMGTRSGCIDPSIFAYISDNLGWSVTEITNMLNKQSGLLGICGHSDMREVSQLAAKGNNLAQLAIEIFCHRVAKFVASYMIYFDKLNALIFTGGIGENAANIRENIIAKLANLGFALDQQKNTNSETFINSKNSHNIMVIATNEELMIAQETQNLI, via the coding sequence ATGTCCCAAATATTAGTATTAAACTGCGGGAGTTCTTCAGTTAAGTTTGCGCTTATAAATCCACACACTTTGGAATCTTTAGTTACAGGTCTTGCAGAAAACATTGCTACTAAAAACTGTAAAGTGATTTTTAAAGCTCAGCACCAAGTCGAAAAGCATCTTGAAAATGGTCGATACAAAGATGTATTTGAAATACTAAAAGATTTCTTGGCAGAAAATAGTTATTTAGAAAAAATAGCTGCGATTGGGCATAGAATAGTTCATGGTGGGCAATATTTTTCAAAATCTGTAGTGATAAACGCTGATTCTTTAGAAAAAATAAAAGCGTGTATTGCGTTAGCACCATTGCATAATCCAGCGCATATTGAGGGCATAACATTTTGCCAGCAAATATTTCCAGAATTAACTCAGGTAGCTGTGTTTGATACGGCATTTCATCAAACAATGCCAAGCTATATTGCAGAGTATGCTATACCTCATGAGCTGACACACAAGCATAATATTCGTAAATACGGTGCACATGGTACTTCGCATAAATATGTCTCACAGCAGGCAGCAAAAATCTTAGCTCAACAAAAAGCCAATGTTATAGTAGCGCATTTAGGTAATGGCTGTAGTATTACGGCTGTTGTTGATGGTAAAAGTGTTGATACAAGTATGGGACTTACACCTCTAGATGGTCTTGTAATGGGAACTCGCTCAGGTTGTATAGATCCTAGTATTTTTGCATATATATCCGATAACCTTGGCTGGAGTGTCACAGAAATTACAAATATGCTAAACAAGCAAAGTGGTCTACTAGGTATTTGTGGTCATAGTGATATGCGTGAAGTTTCACAACTTGCTGCTAAAGGTAATAATTTAGCACAATTAGCGATAGAGATCTTCTGCCATAGAGTGGCAAAGTTTGTTGCTAGTTATATGATTTATTTTGACAAGTTAAATGCTTTAATATTTACAGGAGGTATTGGTGAAAATGCTGCTAATATTCGTGAGAATATTATTGCTAAGCTAGCGAATCTTGGTTTTGCGCTAGATCAGCAAAAAAATACTAATTCTGAGACATTTATAAATAGCAAAAATAGCCATAATATAATGGTGATAGCGACTAATGAAGAGCTTATGATTGCTCAAGAAACACAAAATTTAATATAA
- the recA gene encoding recombinase RecA, translating to MSKEKALESALSQIEKQFGKGSIMRLGDQEVAHDIDVIPSGIIALDVALGIGGYPKGRIIEIYGHESSGKTTLTLLAIAQCQKQGGTAAFVDAEHALDPKYAKLLGVDVDNLIVSQPDTGEQALEIADMLVRSGGVDIVVIDSVAALTPKAEIEGDMGDSHMGLQARLMSQALRKLTANIKRSNTLLIFINQIRMKIGVMFGNPETTTGGNALKFYSSVRLEVRKGGSIKDGVDVSGNEIKVKIVKNKVAPPFKQAEFELIYGEGISLEAELIDLGAKYGVIEKSGAWYSYKGKKIGQGKEKSKEYLKENTAERDEIEGAILELLLPNKYANKGSDQNSQQESKVKAKAKVNPAATQDELI from the coding sequence ATGAGTAAAGAAAAAGCTCTAGAATCAGCCTTATCACAAATTGAAAAGCAATTTGGTAAGGGTTCTATCATGAGGCTAGGCGATCAAGAAGTAGCTCATGATATCGATGTTATACCTTCGGGTATTATTGCTCTTGATGTGGCACTAGGGATAGGGGGATATCCAAAAGGACGTATTATTGAGATATATGGACATGAATCATCAGGTAAAACAACACTGACGCTTTTAGCTATCGCGCAGTGCCAAAAGCAAGGTGGTACAGCTGCCTTTGTTGATGCTGAGCATGCGCTAGATCCAAAGTATGCGAAGCTTTTGGGTGTAGATGTTGATAATCTGATCGTCTCGCAACCAGACACTGGTGAGCAAGCTTTAGAGATTGCTGATATGCTAGTGCGTTCTGGAGGTGTTGATATTGTTGTAATTGACTCAGTTGCAGCACTTACCCCAAAAGCTGAGATTGAAGGTGATATGGGTGACTCTCACATGGGCTTGCAAGCAAGACTAATGTCACAAGCACTAAGAAAATTGACAGCTAATATCAAACGCTCAAATACACTATTAATATTCATCAACCAAATTCGTATGAAAATTGGCGTAATGTTCGGTAATCCTGAAACTACAACTGGTGGTAATGCGCTTAAATTCTACTCTTCTGTAAGACTTGAGGTTAGAAAAGGTGGCAGCATTAAAGATGGTGTTGATGTCAGTGGTAATGAGATAAAAGTTAAGATTGTAAAAAACAAAGTAGCACCACCTTTCAAACAAGCAGAGTTTGAGCTTATTTATGGTGAGGGCATTTCCCTAGAAGCGGAGCTTATTGATTTAGGTGCTAAGTACGGAGTTATTGAGAAATCAGGAGCTTGGTATAGTTATAAAGGCAAAAAGATTGGTCAAGGTAAAGAAAAGTCAAAAGAGTATTTAAAAGAGAATACCGCTGAGCGTGATGAGATCGAAGGAGCTATTTTAGAGCTTTTGCTACCAAATAAATATGCTAACAAAGGATCGGATCAGAACTCTCAACAAGAATCTAAAGTTAAGGCTAAAGCTAAAGTAAATCCAGCAGCTACTCAAGATGAGCTTATCTAA